A stretch of the Polaribacter pacificus genome encodes the following:
- a CDS encoding response regulator transcription factor: MGSKKILLVEDDPNFGTILKDYLALHDYNITHAKDGIEGLIAFKNGEFDLCILDVMMPRKDGFSLAADIRSTNKEVPIIFLTAKTMKEDVLKGYQVGADDYLNKPFDSEVLLFKIKAILQRKESDQNKESDEFEFQIGKFFFNSKLRHLTIKDAEPVKLSPKESKLLRMLAVHKNDLMPRELALTKIWRDDNYFTSRSMDVYIAKLRKYLKPDENVEILNIHGEGFRLVEK, translated from the coding sequence ATGGGAAGCAAAAAAATATTATTAGTAGAAGATGATCCAAATTTTGGAACCATTTTAAAAGATTATTTAGCATTACACGATTATAATATCACACATGCAAAAGACGGAATAGAAGGTCTAATTGCTTTTAAAAATGGTGAATTTGATTTGTGTATTTTAGATGTGATGATGCCAAGAAAAGATGGTTTTTCTTTAGCAGCAGATATTCGTTCTACCAACAAAGAAGTGCCAATTATCTTTTTAACTGCAAAAACAATGAAAGAAGATGTCTTAAAAGGATATCAAGTAGGTGCAGATGATTATTTAAATAAGCCTTTTGATTCTGAAGTGTTACTTTTTAAAATCAAAGCTATTTTACAAAGAAAAGAATCTGATCAAAACAAAGAATCTGATGAGTTTGAGTTTCAAATTGGTAAATTCTTTTTCAATTCTAAATTGAGACATTTAACCATCAAAGATGCTGAGCCTGTTAAGTTGTCGCCTAAAGAAAGTAAATTGCTAAGAATGTTAGCTGTTCATAAAAATGATCTAATGCCTAGAGAATTGGCCTTAACCAAGATTTGGAGAGATGACAACTATTTTACGTCAAGAAGTATGGACGTTTATATTGCTAAATTGCGTAAATATTTAAAACCAGATGAAAACGTTGAGATTTTAAATATTCATGGAGAAGGATTTCGTCTAGTAGAGAAGTAG
- a CDS encoding DUF1573 domain-containing protein yields the protein MKKIIGLIVVLGSLVLVSCTESNAAAKVNKENLASAKKRDLDIHKGAPIASVDKKEYNFGTVTDGDIVKTTFVITNTGKSPLVITDAKTTCGCTVPSWPKDKAIAPGESTEIKVEFNTAGKGGGRQIKDVTLFTNTANGREIVTLKGIVNKK from the coding sequence ATGAAAAAAATTATAGGTTTAATTGTTGTTTTAGGAAGCTTAGTACTTGTTTCATGTACAGAGTCTAATGCAGCTGCAAAAGTTAACAAAGAGAATTTAGCAAGCGCTAAAAAAAGAGATTTAGATATTCATAAAGGAGCGCCTATTGCTTCTGTTGATAAAAAAGAATATAATTTTGGTACGGTTACCGATGGTGATATTGTAAAAACTACATTTGTGATTACCAATACTGGTAAATCTCCTTTGGTGATTACGGATGCAAAAACCACTTGTGGTTGTACAGTGCCTTCATGGCCTAAAGACAAGGCTATTGCACCTGGAGAAAGTACAGAGATTAAAGTAGAGTTTAACACAGCTGGTAAAGGTGGTGGAAGACAGATTAAAGATGTGACATTGTTTACCAACACAGCTAATGGTAGAGAAATTGTTACTCTTAAAGGAATTGTTAATAAAAAATAA
- a CDS encoding sensor histidine kinase, with the protein MGKKIFVLIVVLMTVSLVGIVTVQVYWINNAVQTKRDQFKNDVKLSLARAVERVNEDEFSEFQLKYTPILEAAKDINSTEIRNIILQQIDTTGKQILSYGQTIIEEVIKAPVDFLAKDSSSIYFKKVRGRVDITINSNNNAGADSDFLNNNNEIKYTNIKRFPEVEESWMRNVFREFKALTPINQRVNNRELNSILKDEFAKRNINIDFKYGVYSRDGFLTNLKSGYYTIDKTNSIGYPFFMDENDETAFTIFVTFPGQKEHILSDISDILLLSVFFIFIIVVAFSSSLYQLIRQKKISEIKSDFINNMTHEFKTPIATINLALDAIKNPKIINDNEKVIRYANMIREENKRMHGQVENVLRISRLEKNQLEINKVAIDMNDVIEEAISHVSLLIDDKGGSINCHFEALQSEIYGNQFHLTNVVVNMLENALKYSEETPKIDVYTESTAKYFIFKIKDEGIGMSKNAQKYVFNKFYREHKGNIHNVKGHGLGLAYVKEIVENHHGTVLVESEKGKGSLFTVKLPLV; encoded by the coding sequence ATGGGTAAAAAGATTTTTGTTTTAATTGTTGTTTTGATGACCGTTTCTTTGGTAGGAATTGTCACCGTTCAAGTCTATTGGATTAACAATGCCGTACAGACCAAGCGCGATCAATTTAAAAATGACGTAAAATTATCTTTGGCCAGAGCTGTTGAACGTGTTAATGAGGATGAGTTTTCAGAATTTCAGCTAAAATACACGCCTATTTTAGAAGCTGCTAAAGATATTAACAGCACCGAGATTAGAAATATTATTTTACAACAAATAGACACTACTGGGAAACAAATACTTTCTTACGGGCAAACCATTATAGAAGAGGTCATCAAAGCTCCTGTAGATTTTTTAGCCAAAGATTCTTCATCTATTTATTTTAAGAAAGTACGTGGTAGGGTTGATATCACCATCAACAGCAATAACAATGCCGGTGCTGATTCTGATTTCTTAAATAACAATAACGAAATAAAGTATACCAATATTAAGCGATTTCCAGAGGTAGAAGAATCTTGGATGCGAAACGTATTTAGAGAATTTAAAGCCTTAACCCCGATCAATCAAAGGGTAAATAATCGAGAACTCAATAGCATCCTAAAAGATGAGTTCGCGAAAAGGAACATTAATATAGATTTTAAATATGGTGTTTATAGTCGCGATGGTTTTTTAACCAATCTAAAATCTGGATATTATACTATAGATAAAACAAACAGTATTGGCTATCCTTTTTTTATGGATGAAAATGACGAAACAGCTTTTACTATTTTCGTAACGTTTCCAGGTCAAAAAGAACATATTTTATCTGACATTTCTGATATCTTGTTGCTGTCCGTATTTTTTATTTTTATCATTGTTGTTGCATTCTCAAGTTCTCTTTATCAGTTAATTAGACAGAAAAAAATTTCAGAGATTAAATCAGACTTTATTAACAACATGACTCATGAGTTTAAAACACCTATTGCGACCATCAATTTAGCTTTAGATGCCATAAAAAACCCTAAAATCATTAATGATAATGAAAAGGTGATTCGCTATGCTAATATGATTCGAGAAGAAAATAAAAGAATGCATGGTCAGGTAGAAAACGTTTTAAGAATTTCTAGATTAGAGAAGAATCAACTTGAAATCAATAAGGTTGCTATAGATATGAATGATGTTATTGAAGAAGCTATCTCTCATGTTAGTTTACTAATCGATGACAAAGGAGGGTCTATCAATTGTCACTTTGAGGCTTTGCAATCAGAGATTTACGGAAATCAATTTCATTTAACAAATGTGGTTGTTAACATGTTAGAAAATGCCTTAAAATACTCAGAAGAGACGCCAAAAATTGATGTCTATACAGAAAGTACAGCTAAATACTTTATCTTTAAAATTAAAGACGAGGGAATTGGAATGAGTAAAAATGCTCAAAAATATGTGTTCAATAAATTTTATAGAGAGCACAAAGGAAATATACACAATGTAAAAGGCCATGGTTTAGGTTTGGCTTATGTAAAAGAAATTGTAGAAAATCATCACGGAACAGTGTTGGTAGAAAGTGAAAAAGGAAAAGGAAGTTTATTTACGGTAAAATTACCACTAGTTTAA
- a CDS encoding L-threonylcarbamoyladenylate synthase: MAEFIRIYNENPNPKEIAKVVKVLQNGGLIIYPTDTVYGLGCDITNSKAMARVAKLKNVKLEKANFSFVCNDLSHLSDYVKQIDTATFKILKRALPGPYTFILPGSTSLPKDFKKKKTVGIRIPDNAIAQAIVKALGNPIVSTSIHDEDDILEYTTDPELIFEKWQHKVDLVINGGYGDNEASTIIDLTTDEPEILREGKGSLDVL, from the coding sequence ATGGCAGAATTTATTAGAATTTATAACGAAAATCCCAATCCTAAAGAGATTGCCAAAGTAGTAAAAGTACTGCAAAATGGAGGATTGATTATTTATCCAACAGATACTGTATATGGCTTGGGTTGTGATATTACAAATAGCAAAGCAATGGCGCGGGTTGCAAAACTTAAGAATGTAAAACTAGAAAAAGCTAATTTTTCATTTGTATGTAATGATTTAAGCCATCTTTCTGATTATGTTAAGCAAATAGATACCGCCACGTTTAAAATTTTAAAAAGAGCCTTGCCAGGGCCTTATACTTTTATTTTACCAGGAAGTACTTCGCTACCAAAAGATTTTAAAAAGAAAAAAACTGTTGGAATTAGGATTCCTGACAATGCTATTGCTCAGGCAATTGTAAAAGCTCTAGGCAATCCGATAGTATCTACCTCTATACATGATGAGGATGATATTTTAGAGTATACAACAGATCCCGAATTGATTTTTGAAAAATGGCAGCATAAGGTTGATCTTGTAATTAATGGTGGTTATGGAGATAACGAGGCTTCTACCATAATAGATTTAACCACAGATGAGCCAGAGATACTTCGTGAAGGTAAAGGAAGCTTGGATGTGCTTTAA
- the coaE gene encoding dephospho-CoA kinase (Dephospho-CoA kinase (CoaE) performs the final step in coenzyme A biosynthesis.), producing MVVGITGGIGSGKSTMASFLMSQGAVAIYNADAEAKQLMLTSSVIRGKIIEAFGAESYTEDGLNRSYLSELVFKDPHKLKQLNAIVHPEVYKHLNEFIVKNSTKDYILYENAILFENHSETLCDFIIFVKVDLEVRIARVMKRDGVSKETVLERINNQWLDAKKEIQSHYIVENNDLKTAQDQIISIHKKLTNKPV from the coding sequence ATGGTTGTAGGCATTACTGGAGGTATCGGAAGCGGGAAAAGCACAATGGCATCATTCTTAATGAGTCAAGGGGCTGTGGCTATCTATAATGCAGATGCCGAAGCAAAACAACTAATGCTTACTTCATCAGTAATACGAGGAAAGATCATAGAAGCTTTTGGAGCCGAATCATATACAGAAGATGGTCTTAACAGAAGCTATCTCTCAGAATTGGTTTTTAAAGATCCACATAAACTCAAGCAATTGAATGCAATTGTACATCCTGAAGTATATAAGCATTTAAATGAGTTTATAGTTAAGAACTCAACGAAGGATTATATCCTGTATGAAAATGCCATCTTGTTTGAAAATCACAGCGAAACACTTTGTGACTTTATTATTTTTGTCAAAGTAGATTTAGAGGTTCGGATAGCAAGAGTGATGAAAAGAGATGGGGTATCAAAAGAAACAGTTTTAGAAAGGATCAACAATCAATGGCTTGATGCTAAAAAAGAAATTCAATCTCATTATATTGTAGAAAACAATGATTTAAAAACAGCTCAAGATCAAATTATCAGCATTCATAAAAAATTAACAAATAAGCCAGTCTGA
- a CDS encoding glycosyltransferase family 2 protein, whose protein sequence is MKTAIVILNWNGQKLLEEFLPSVINYSAEEAVIYVADNASTDNSVDFIRLHYPSVQIVENASNGGFAKGYNDALSQIDADIYCLLNSDIEVTPNWLSPILSVFKSEKNTAIIQPKLLDYKKKTHFEYAGAGGGFVDLLGYPYCKGRVFNQLEADQGQFNDTYPIFWASGACLCIRSEVYHLLEGFDEDYFAHQEEIDLCWRTQNLGYDIKYVGAATVYHVGGATLQESNPRKTYLNFRNSLLNVVKNVPKKWFLLVIFSRLILDGIAGLKFAFELRPIHTWAIFKAHISFYKNFYRFLKKRKRLQKKSDYFIHTSIVWQYFALRRTKFKDLK, encoded by the coding sequence TTGAAAACAGCCATCGTCATATTAAATTGGAACGGTCAAAAACTCCTTGAAGAATTTTTACCATCAGTCATTAATTATAGTGCAGAAGAAGCTGTAATTTATGTAGCTGACAATGCATCTACAGATAATTCTGTTGATTTTATTAGACTTCATTACCCAAGCGTTCAAATTGTAGAAAATGCAAGTAACGGTGGTTTTGCAAAGGGATATAATGATGCCTTAAGCCAAATTGATGCAGATATTTACTGTTTACTTAATTCAGATATTGAAGTAACTCCAAATTGGCTATCCCCTATCTTAAGTGTTTTTAAATCTGAGAAGAACACGGCGATTATCCAACCCAAATTATTAGATTACAAAAAGAAAACTCACTTTGAGTACGCAGGAGCTGGTGGTGGTTTTGTAGATCTTTTGGGATACCCTTATTGTAAAGGGCGAGTTTTTAATCAATTAGAAGCTGATCAAGGCCAGTTTAACGATACTTATCCTATTTTTTGGGCATCTGGTGCCTGTTTGTGCATTCGGTCAGAAGTTTATCATCTATTAGAAGGCTTTGATGAGGATTATTTTGCGCATCAAGAAGAAATTGACCTTTGCTGGCGAACTCAAAACTTAGGTTACGATATTAAATATGTTGGCGCAGCTACTGTGTACCATGTTGGTGGAGCCACCTTACAAGAAAGCAATCCTAGAAAAACCTATCTCAACTTTAGAAATAGCCTTTTAAATGTGGTAAAAAATGTGCCAAAAAAATGGTTTTTATTGGTTATTTTTTCTCGTTTAATTTTGGATGGTATTGCAGGATTAAAATTTGCTTTTGAGCTTCGACCGATACATACTTGGGCAATCTTTAAAGCCCATATTAGTTTTTATAAAAATTTTTACCGCTTTTTAAAGAAACGGAAAAGATTACAAAAAAAATCAGATTACTTTATTCACACCAGTATTGTTTGGCAATACTTTGCTTTGAGAAGGACTAAGTTTAAAGATTTAAAATAG
- the yajC gene encoding preprotein translocase subunit YajC produces the protein MMILQASSGGLGSMLPFLAMIVVIYFFMIRPQMQKQKKEKKFQLEIAKGSKVVTSSGIHGKVVEFHDDNTVTIETGAGKIRFERSAISMELSKRYLTPVEKK, from the coding sequence ATGATGATTTTACAAGCAAGTAGTGGAGGTTTAGGAAGTATGTTGCCTTTTTTGGCGATGATAGTGGTTATATATTTTTTTATGATAAGACCGCAAATGCAAAAACAAAAAAAAGAGAAGAAATTTCAATTAGAAATCGCCAAAGGATCTAAAGTTGTTACTAGTAGTGGGATTCACGGTAAAGTAGTTGAGTTTCACGATGATAATACTGTAACTATAGAAACAGGTGCGGGGAAAATTAGATTTGAAAGATCTGCTATTTCTATGGAGTTAAGTAAGCGCTATTTAACGCCTGTAGAAAAGAAGTAA
- a CDS encoding type I restriction enzyme HsdR N-terminal domain-containing protein, producing the protein MQVLNLPTYNFKLKSNEKHTLIFDMLRKKYFVLTPEEWVRQHVVQFLLNEKKYPSSLIALEKQLLLHTRKKRTDILVFNKSGLPHIIVECKAPHIPITQNTFDQIARYNLNLNADYLMVTNGITHYFCKMDLENESYVFLPELPEYK; encoded by the coding sequence ATGCAAGTACTCAATCTTCCTACATACAATTTCAAGCTCAAAAGTAACGAAAAACATACGCTTATTTTTGATATGTTAAGAAAAAAATATTTTGTTTTAACTCCAGAAGAATGGGTGCGTCAACATGTTGTTCAATTTTTGTTGAATGAAAAAAAATATCCGAGCAGCTTAATTGCATTAGAAAAACAGTTACTGCTTCATACCCGAAAAAAAAGAACTGACATCCTTGTTTTTAACAAAAGCGGGCTACCACATATAATTGTAGAATGCAAAGCACCTCATATTCCAATTACCCAAAATACTTTTGACCAAATAGCGAGATATAACTTGAATTTAAATGCTGATTATTTGATGGTTACCAACGGGATTACGCATTATTTTTGTAAGATGGACTTAGAAAATGAGAGCTATGTATTTTTACCTGAACTCCCAGAGTACAAATAG
- the nusB gene encoding transcription antitermination factor NusB: protein MINRRHIRVKVMQSVYAMTTAKTDDLIREEKFLSFSTQKLFELYVLQLLMLIEVQKLAAAKIEISKKKHLATPEDLRPNTKFIDNPVIKTLAESESLKIYLDDHKLDNWVLDDEYVKIVWAALSESDLYANYMSSKEDSFVADKKFVINFFKEIIAPNDKLADYFEDQNISWSDDIPFVNTWIVRTLDKIKSEKVFVLGKLFKDEDDQSFVLELFRKVMLHHTKFEDEIAEKTPNWEADRIADIDMILIKMAICEFLYFPSIPVRVTINEYIEIAKDYSTEKSSYFINGVLDKLSKEYSSTDRLKKIGRGLI from the coding sequence ATGATCAACAGAAGACATATTCGAGTTAAAGTGATGCAATCGGTGTATGCAATGACGACTGCAAAAACAGATGATTTAATCAGAGAAGAAAAATTCTTATCTTTTAGTACACAAAAACTTTTTGAGCTGTACGTTTTGCAATTATTAATGTTGATTGAGGTTCAAAAATTAGCAGCAGCTAAGATTGAAATTTCAAAGAAAAAGCATTTAGCAACCCCAGAAGATTTAAGACCTAACACCAAATTTATTGACAATCCAGTTATTAAAACTCTTGCAGAAAGTGAGTCTTTAAAAATATACCTTGATGATCATAAATTAGACAATTGGGTTTTAGATGATGAGTATGTAAAAATTGTTTGGGCAGCTTTGTCTGAGAGTGATTTATATGCCAATTATATGAGCTCAAAAGAGGATTCTTTTGTTGCTGACAAAAAATTTGTCATTAACTTTTTTAAAGAAATTATCGCTCCAAATGACAAGTTAGCCGATTATTTTGAAGATCAAAATATCAGTTGGTCTGATGACATCCCTTTTGTTAACACTTGGATCGTTAGAACCCTAGATAAAATTAAATCTGAAAAGGTTTTTGTTTTAGGTAAATTGTTTAAAGATGAAGATGATCAGAGTTTTGTGCTAGAATTGTTTAGAAAAGTGATGTTGCATCATACAAAATTCGAAGACGAAATCGCTGAAAAAACTCCTAACTGGGAGGCTGATAGAATTGCTGATATAGACATGATCTTAATTAAGATGGCTATCTGTGAGTTCTTGTATTTTCCTTCGATTCCAGTACGAGTAACCATCAATGAGTATATAGAAATTGCTAAAGATTATTCAACCGAAAAGAGTAGCTATTTTATCAATGGGGTTTTAGACAAACTCTCTAAAGAGTACAGTAGCACAGATCGTTTGAAAAAAATAGGAAGAGGATTGATTTAA
- the meaB gene encoding methylmalonyl Co-A mutase-associated GTPase MeaB yields MTKKKTTALHEVDGVSQPETTNKMAADKIKATRNRQYSVDEYVSQILAGSIPFLSRAITLVESTKASHQEKANAILERCLAYANKSVRIGITGVPGVGKSTFIESYGSYLTAQNKKVAVLAIDPSSSVNKGSILGDKTRMEALVTDPNAFIRPSPSGTSLGGVAQKTRETIILCEAAGFDTVIIETVGVGQSETAVHSMVDFFLLLKISGAGDELQGIKRGIIEMADAIVINKADGDNVQNAKIAKTAFNRALHLYPPKESKWIPKVLTCSALNHEGVDKIDAMINDYLSLTKTNGSFDKRRQEQNKYWLFATIEQQLKDNFYNNTLVSEALSKAIEDLEKGTTTPFNAAEKLLKINR; encoded by the coding sequence ATGACTAAAAAAAAGACAACAGCACTTCATGAAGTAGACGGAGTTTCTCAACCAGAAACCACCAATAAAATGGCGGCTGATAAAATAAAAGCAACCAGAAACAGACAGTACAGTGTGGATGAGTATGTAAGCCAAATTTTGGCAGGAAGTATCCCTTTTTTAAGCAGAGCTATCACCTTGGTAGAAAGCACTAAAGCCAGTCACCAAGAAAAAGCCAATGCTATTTTAGAACGCTGTTTAGCCTACGCCAATAAATCTGTACGGATAGGAATTACAGGAGTACCCGGAGTTGGGAAAAGCACTTTTATAGAGAGCTATGGAAGCTATTTAACGGCACAAAACAAAAAAGTTGCTGTGTTGGCTATCGACCCGAGTAGCAGTGTAAACAAGGGCAGTATTTTAGGTGATAAAACACGAATGGAAGCTTTGGTTACAGATCCTAATGCTTTTATTAGACCTTCACCATCAGGAACTTCTCTAGGGGGTGTTGCCCAAAAAACACGGGAAACTATTATTCTTTGTGAAGCAGCGGGATTTGATACTGTTATCATAGAAACTGTAGGTGTAGGTCAAAGTGAAACTGCTGTACACTCTATGGTTGATTTCTTTTTGTTGTTAAAAATTTCAGGAGCCGGAGATGAACTTCAAGGAATTAAAAGAGGAATTATAGAAATGGCAGACGCCATCGTCATTAACAAAGCTGATGGAGATAATGTTCAAAATGCCAAAATTGCCAAAACGGCTTTTAATAGAGCGCTGCATTTATACCCGCCAAAAGAGAGCAAATGGATTCCAAAAGTACTTACCTGTAGTGCATTAAATCATGAAGGTGTTGATAAAATAGACGCCATGATCAATGATTATCTAAGCTTAACTAAAACCAATGGTTCTTTTGACAAAAGAAGACAAGAACAAAACAAATACTGGTTATTTGCTACTATTGAGCAGCAGTTAAAAGATAATTTTTACAACAATACTTTGGTAAGCGAAGCGCTGTCAAAAGCTATTGAAGATCTAGAAAAAGGCACCACAACGCCTTTTAATGCTGCAGAAAAACTTTTAAAAATTAATCGCTAA
- a CDS encoding Glu/Leu/Phe/Val family dehydrogenase: MTTNIIDTKDLKNDPVFGQISFDGHEQIVFCNDEDTGLKAIIGIHNTVLGPALGGTRMWSYNSEWDALNDVLRLSRGMTFKSAITGLNLGGGKAVIIGDAKTQKNDDLMRRFGQFVDSLSGKYITAEDVGMETRDMDVIREVTPHVTGISESKGGSGNPSPITAYGVYMGMKAAAKYQFGTDNLAGKKVLVQGVGHVGETLVKHITDEGGQVVINDINLPRLEELSKKYGANVVLGNDIYGLDVDIYAPCALGATINDATIHQLKAKVIAGAANNQLADEVKHGMLLKEKGIAYAPDFLINAGGIINVYAELEGYGKDEIIRKTENIYNTTLDIFALSEKESISTHRAAFNIAQNRIDTRKKEQNK; this comes from the coding sequence ATGACTACAAATATAATTGATACTAAGGATTTAAAAAACGATCCAGTCTTTGGACAAATCTCTTTTGATGGCCATGAGCAAATTGTTTTTTGCAACGACGAAGATACAGGTTTAAAAGCAATAATTGGCATACATAATACGGTTTTAGGGCCTGCACTTGGAGGAACTAGAATGTGGTCTTACAACAGTGAGTGGGATGCATTAAATGACGTATTGCGTTTGTCTCGTGGAATGACCTTTAAATCAGCAATTACTGGTTTAAACTTAGGTGGTGGTAAAGCTGTTATTATTGGTGATGCAAAAACTCAAAAAAATGACGATTTAATGCGTCGTTTTGGACAATTTGTAGATTCATTAAGCGGAAAGTACATCACAGCAGAAGATGTTGGAATGGAAACACGTGATATGGATGTTATTAGAGAAGTAACACCTCATGTTACAGGTATTTCAGAAAGCAAAGGTGGTTCAGGAAATCCTTCACCAATTACTGCATATGGAGTGTATATGGGAATGAAAGCTGCTGCCAAATACCAATTTGGGACTGATAATTTAGCAGGAAAGAAAGTCTTAGTTCAAGGAGTAGGTCATGTAGGAGAAACCTTGGTAAAACACATTACTGATGAAGGAGGTCAGGTAGTTATTAATGATATTAACTTGCCACGTCTAGAAGAATTAAGTAAAAAATACGGTGCAAATGTTGTTTTAGGAAATGACATTTATGGATTGGATGTAGATATTTATGCACCTTGTGCTTTAGGTGCTACAATCAACGATGCAACTATTCATCAATTAAAAGCAAAGGTAATTGCAGGGGCTGCTAACAATCAGTTAGCGGATGAAGTAAAACACGGTATGCTATTAAAAGAAAAAGGTATTGCCTATGCTCCAGATTTCTTAATCAACGCAGGAGGAATTATCAATGTTTATGCAGAGTTAGAAGGATACGGTAAAGATGAGATCATTAGAAAAACCGAAAACATCTACAATACAACTTTAGATATTTTTGCACTTTCAGAAAAAGAAAGTATTTCTACTCATAGAGCTGCATTTAACATTGCACAGAATAGAATTGACACCCGTAAAAAGGAGCAAAACAAATAG
- the holA gene encoding DNA polymerase III subunit delta, whose amino-acid sequence MNAINSIVAQIKKKEIKPIYFLMGDEPYYIDKISDYIEQNVLDEAERGFNQVVMYGRDVTIDEIVSSAKRFPMMAEYQVLIVKEAQDLSRSIEKLLSYVENIQPTTVLVINYKYKKLDKRKKLYKAIEKVGLIYESKKMYDNEVSEWIRRVLSGMQYKIEPKAALMLVDFLGTDLSKISNELNKLTTILPVETIISPIHIEENIGISKDFNNFELRKAVGEKQIVKANRIINYFIENPKNNPLVMTIALLNSFFTQLLIYHGLPTKDKATVARRLGINIYFVGDYVTAARNYPMRKVSQIIAFLREADVKSKGVGANQTQGDILKELLFKIMH is encoded by the coding sequence ATGAACGCAATAAATTCTATAGTAGCCCAGATTAAGAAGAAGGAAATAAAGCCCATTTATTTTTTAATGGGAGATGAGCCCTACTATATCGATAAAATTTCTGATTATATCGAGCAAAACGTTCTGGATGAGGCAGAAAGAGGTTTCAATCAGGTGGTCATGTATGGTAGGGATGTTACTATTGATGAGATTGTGTCATCTGCCAAGCGTTTTCCGATGATGGCAGAATATCAGGTTCTTATTGTAAAAGAAGCTCAAGACCTAAGCAGATCTATAGAAAAACTCCTCAGTTATGTAGAAAACATACAACCCACTACAGTACTGGTCATTAACTACAAGTATAAAAAATTAGACAAGCGAAAAAAATTATACAAAGCCATTGAAAAGGTTGGTTTGATTTACGAGAGTAAAAAAATGTATGATAATGAAGTCTCTGAGTGGATCCGAAGAGTCTTGTCAGGAATGCAATACAAAATAGAGCCAAAAGCAGCGTTAATGCTGGTTGATTTTTTAGGAACAGATCTAAGTAAGATTAGCAACGAACTAAACAAATTAACTACTATTTTACCTGTAGAAACCATTATTTCTCCAATCCATATTGAAGAAAATATAGGAATCTCTAAAGATTTTAACAATTTTGAACTTCGAAAAGCTGTAGGTGAGAAGCAAATTGTAAAAGCCAATAGAATTATCAATTACTTTATAGAAAACCCTAAGAACAACCCTCTGGTAATGACCATTGCCTTGTTAAATAGTTTTTTTACCCAGCTATTAATCTATCATGGTTTACCAACTAAGGACAAAGCAACAGTTGCTAGAAGATTAGGGATTAATATTTATTTTGTTGGTGATTATGTTACGGCCGCAAGAAACTACCCCATGCGAAAAGTATCTCAAATTATAGCTTTTTTAAGAGAAGCTGATGTAAAAAGTAAAGGAGTAGGAGCCAATCAAACTCAAGGTGATATTTTAAAAGAATTGCTGTTTAAAATTATGCACTAA